A window from Salvia miltiorrhiza cultivar Shanhuang (shh) chromosome 2, IMPLAD_Smil_shh, whole genome shotgun sequence encodes these proteins:
- the LOC131008590 gene encoding sister chromatid cohesion protein PDS5 homolog D-like, giving the protein MSGADAPDSSIVEKLKKFLTKYGTELLKPYDFPEELMKRLDKLEHLLSNTLQGHKKLVETFLQPSKEALITDDLMRHSQLDIRVSVASCISQIIRITAPDEPYGEDHMKEFFQIVNSAFERLPCMYGRVYSKAVSILHAMSLSQSCVMMLDLGLYASVGHMFHLFLDGIRTKHPYEVFTSMEKIMTSIIHSNVDNDEFSLVLVKILLNNLRRENQNVAPVSFKLAGNTLKNCSADLKTYVPEAVRSLDVPIEDYAEVVVSLFQDATQRQITDLKDSVENVSCPGEAGLAVEADLCNLIEGNETQNFKNDENHNENQGMVSHCFDDPDKLGKAMHMQQEQKPEELRFERKRIRRPSSLRKAEEGYDPFWMLVDWRSMKSLNKKNKNINCPSKSKISKDSSSKPAVVVSDDQSTDIVVKI; this is encoded by the exons ATGAGTGGTGCTGATGCTCCAGATTCATCAATTGTTGAGAAGTTGAAGAAATTCCTCACGAAGTATGGGACTGAGCTTCTGAAACCCTATGATTTTCCAGAAGAGCTTATGAAAAGACTTGAT AAATTGGAGCATCTTTTATCAAATACACTTCAAGGGCATAAGAAACTGGTGGAGACTTTTCTTCAACCATCTAAAGAAGCTCTGATTACTGATGATCTTATGAGGCATTCTCAACTGGATATAAGAGTTTCAGTGGCCTCTTGTATTAGTCAGATCATAAGAATAACTGCACCTGATGAACCATATGGGGAAGACCATATGAAG GAGTTTTTCCAGATAGTTAATAGTGCTTTTGAGAGATTGCCTTGCATGTACGGGAGAGTATATTCAAAAGCTGTGTCCATCCTTCATGCTATGTCACTTAGTCAGtcatgtgtgatgatgttggacctcgGGTTGTATGCCTCTGTTGGTCACATGTTTCATCTATTCCTAGATGGAATTAG GACCAAACATCCTTATGAAGTTTTCACTAGTATGGAGAAAATTATGACGTCGATCATTCATAGCAATGTGGATAATGATGAGTTCTCATTGGTGCTTGTCAAGATCCTTCTTAATAATTTAAGAAGGGAGAATCAG AATGTTGCACCAGTTTCTTTCAAGCTGGCTGGAAACACATTGAAGAATTGCTCTGCTGACCTCAAAACATATGTTCCAGAAGCAGTAAGATCTTTAGATGTTCCAATTGAGGATTATGCTGAAGTAGTTGTATCACTTTTTCAGGATGCAACCCAAAGGCAAATTACG GACTTGAAAGATAGTGTTGAAAATGTTTCATGTCCCGGGGAAGCTGGATTAGCAGTGGAAGccgatttatgtaatttaattgAGGGAAATGAAactcaaaatttcaaaaatgaTGAGAATCACAATGAAAATCAAGGGATGGTATCTCATTGTTTTGATGATCCTGATAAATTAGGCAAAGCAATGCACATGCAACAGGAACAGAAACCAGAAGAGTTGCGTTTTGAGAGAAAAAGAATTCGAAGACCAAGTTCTTTAAGGAAAGCAGAGGAGGGCTATGATCCCTTCTGGATGTTGGTTGATTGGAGGTCGATGAAGtctcttaataaaaaaaataagaacattAATTGTCCATCAAAATCCAAAATCTCGAAGGATTCATCGTCCAAGCCTGCCGTTGTTGTGTCAGATGATCAATCCACAGATATTGTTGTCaag ATCTAA
- the LOC131008609 gene encoding nudix hydrolase 17, mitochondrial-like, whose protein sequence is MTLQIKKLANSPSRSGRTLQRYNQGFRLVVGCIPYRIKQSKEIDGSLIEDLEVLLISSQKSASMMFPKGGWEVDEEIELAALRETLEEAGVVGSLEHKLGEWIFKSKRQEKFHEASMFSLLVTEELDVWPEKDVRRRVWMRVDEARQVCARSWMKDALDAFLCQLQT, encoded by the exons atgaCTCTCCAAATCAAGAAACTGGCGAATTCGCCCTCTCGCTCCGGCAGAACTCTGCAGCGCTACAATCAGGGATTTCGTTTGGTTGTTGG ATGTATACCATACAGAATAAAGCAGAGCAAGGAGATTGATGGGAGTTTGATTGAGGATTTGGAGGTGCTTTTAATAAGCTCCCAGAAGAGTGCAAGCATGATGTTCCCTAAG GGTGGTTGGGAAGTCGACGAGGAAATCGAATTGGCAGCTTTAAGAGAGACGTTGGAGGAAGCTGGTGTGGTGGGATCCCTCGag CATAAATTGGGTGAATGGATATTCAAGAGCAAACGGCAAGAAAAGTTTCACGAGGCGTCGATGTTCTCGTTGCTGGTGACAGAGGAATTAGATGTATGGCCAGAGAAAGATGTCCGCCGACGCGTATGG ATGAGGGTTGATGAAGCCAGACAAGTGTGCGCGCGCTCATGGATGAAGGACGCGCTTGACGCCTTTCTATGCCAACTTCAAACTTAA
- the LOC131008586 gene encoding sister chromatid cohesion protein PDS5 homolog C-like, with protein sequence MSRSEKEQGSGMKAVKKGRKKAIVSDDIKEDIMSNFEEGQGSLTKVSSVNKGRRNTIVSEDQKEDIISCSEEEEEEGQGSLIKVSSVKKGRRKTIVSKDSKADTLSSSEEEGQGSLPKVSSVKKGSRRKTIISDDLREDIVGHSKEGQGSGIKVYSVKKGKRKTIVSEDLKEDIMNNCEEGQGSMKKSTSEEEGQESLTKVSSVKKGRRKTIVSKDSKQDTVSRSGKGQGSGNKVSSVMKRKGKAIVSEDLKEDIMSSSEVLKKGKGKTIVCEDLKEYIVSSSREEEQGFLRKAYSVKKCRGKTIVSEDLKEDIVSSSEDEGQGSLKKVSFVKKGKKKTVVSEDLKEDIMRRTEDRQGSLTKVSSVKKGRRKTIVSNDLKEDIMPLASHSSPMSSQAIAGSVEVSKQNAEGSMPRPRKRTASGSVGEEVVGCRIKVWWPLDQTFYKGKIMAFDPLYQTHQVDYDDGEIEILDLTGECWELLQDSNLSADESEIGSGPSSTKVKLV encoded by the exons ATG AGCCGTTCTGAAAAAGAGCAAGGGTCTGGGATGAAGGCTGTGAAGAAAGGCAGGAAAAAGGCTATTGTTTCTGACGACATAAAAGAAGATATTATG AGCAACTTTGAAGAAGGGCAAGGGTCTTTAACCAAGGTATCTTCTGTGAACAAAGGCAGGAGAAACACTATCGTTTCTGAAGACCAAAAAGAAGATATCATT AGCTgctctgaagaagaagaagaagaagggcaAGGGTCTTTGATAAAGGTATCTTCTGTGAAGAAAGGAAGGAGAAAGACTATTGTTTCTAAAGACTCAAAAGCAGATACCCTG AGCAGCTCTGAAGAAGAAGGGCAAGGGTCTTTACCAAAGGTATCTTCTGTGAAGAAAGGCAGCAGGAGAAAGACTATTATTTCTGATGACTTAAGAGAAGATATTGTG GGCCACTCTAAAGAAGGGCAAGGGTCTGGGATAAAGGTATACTCTGTGAAGAAAGGCAAGAGAAAGACTATTGTTTCTGAAGACCTAAAAGAAGATATCATG AACAACTGTGAAGAAGGGCAAGGGTCTATGAAGAAG AGCACCTCTGAAGAAGAAGGTCAAGAATCTTTGACGAAGGTATCTTCTGTGAAGAAAGGAAGGAGAAAGACTATTGTTTCTAAAGACTCAAAACAAGATACCGTG AGCCGCTCTGGAAAAGGGCAAGGGTCGGGGAATAAGGTATCCTCTGTGATGAAACGCAAGGGAAAGGCTATTGTTTCGGAAGACCTAAAAGAAGATATTATG AGCAGCTCTGAAGTATTGAAGAAAGGCAAGGGAAAGACTATTGTTTGTGAAGACCTAAAAGAATATATCGTG AGCAGCTCTAGAGAAGAAGAGCAAGGGTTTCTGAGGAAGGCATATTCTGTGAAAAAATGCAGGGGAAAGACTATTGTTTCTGAAGACCTGAAAGAAGATATCGTG AGCAGCTCTGAAGATGAGGGGCAAGGGTCTTTGAAGAAGGTATCTTTTGTGAAGAAAGGCAAGAAAAAGACTGTTGTTTCTGAAGACTTAAAAGAAGATATCATG AGGCGAACTGAAGACAGGCAAGGGTCATTGACGAAGGTATCTTCTGTGAAGAAGGGCAGGAGAAAGACTATTGTTTCTAACGACCTGAAAGAAGATATCATG CCATTGGCTTCTCATAGTAGTCCTATGTCTTCACAAGCTATAGCCGGATCTGTTGAAGTATCTAAACAAAACGCAGAAGGAAGTATGCCACGTCCAAGGAAGAG AACTGCAAGCGGATCTGTTGGTGAAGAGGTGGTCGGATGCAGGATTAAGGTTTGGTGGCCTCTTGATCAGAC GTTTTACAAAGGCAAGATTATGGCTTTTGACCCCTTATACCAAACCCACCAG GTTGATTATGATGACGGTGAAATCGAAATATTAGACCTAACTGGAGAATGCTGGGAGCTGCTACAAGACAGCAATTTGTCTGCTGAT GAGTCGGAGATTGGTTCTGGTCCTAGCTCTACTAAAGTGAA ATTGGTGTAA